The following are encoded in a window of Rosa chinensis cultivar Old Blush chromosome 4, RchiOBHm-V2, whole genome shotgun sequence genomic DNA:
- the LOC112195967 gene encoding 3-oxoacyl-[acyl-carrier-protein] reductase 4 → MASIAASNVVSLKPAGIKFGAAGDARACHLKQWSPVSSTVGSGRTIGLQYRSKSSFTSSGGVRAQVATLEQSSTGAVQNVEAPVVVVTGASRGIGKAIALALGKAGCKVLVNYARSSKEAEEVAKEIEAVGGQALTFGGDVSKEADVEVMLKTAVDAWGTVDILINNAGITRDGLLMRMKLKQWQDVIDLNLTGVYLCTQAAAKIMMKKKKGRIINIASVVGLVGNVGQANYSAAKAGVIGLTKTVAKEYSSRNINVNAVAPGFIASDMTAELGADLEKKILQTIPLGRYGQPEEIAGLVEFLALSPAASYMTGQVLTIDGGMVM, encoded by the exons ATGGCTTCCATTGCTGCATCGAACGTCGTCTCTTTGAAGCCCGCCGGAATCAAATTCGGAGCCGCCGGCGATGCCAGGGCTTGCCATTTGAAGCAGTGGTCTCCGGTTTCGAGTACGGTTGGATCGGGCCGGACCATTGGCCTTCAGTACAGATCCAAGAGCTCCTTCACTTCCTCCG GTGGTGTGAGGGCTCAGGTGGCCACGCTTGAACAATCAAGTACAGGAGCAGTCCAAAATGTGGAGGCTCCTGTTGTGGTGGTGACTGGAGCTTCTAGAGGCATTGGCAAAGCCATTGCTCTGGCTTTGGGCAAAGCTGGTTGCAAG GTTCTTGTTAATTATGCTAGGTCGTCAAAGGAGGCCGAAGAGGTTGCCAAAGAG ATTGAGGCAGTTGGCGGACAAGCTCTTACTTTTGGAGGAGATGTTTCAAAAGAAGCAGATGTTGAAGTGATGCTCAAAACT GCAGTTGATGCTTGGGGAACTGTTGATATACTGATCAACAATGCAG GAATTACTAGAGATGGTCTGTTGATGAGAATGAAGTTAAAGCAATGGCAGGATGTCATTGACCTAAATCTTACTGGTGTATATTTATGTACCCAG gCAGCAGCCAAAattatgatgaagaagaagaag GGAAGGATCATCAATATAGCATCGGTTGTTGGTTTAGTTGGCAATGTTGGACAAGCCAACTATAGTGCTGCAAAAGCAGGAGTAATTGGCCTGACAAAGACTGTTGCTAAGGAGTATTCGAGCAGAAACATCAAT GTTAATGCTGTTGCCCCCGGCTTTATTGCATCGGATATGACTGCTGAGCTAGGGGCTGACCTTGAGAAGAAAATTTTACAGACCATCCCCTTAG GAAGATATGGTCAACCTGAAGAGATTGCTGGACTGGTGGAATTCTTGGCCCTTAGTCCTGCAGCCAGCTACATGACTGGACAG GTACTCACCATTGATGGAGGGATGGTAATGTAG
- the LOC112197555 gene encoding TLC domain-containing protein At5g14285, with protein sequence METPVLFTPTLPTFFTMFLLIYLFARFVLFRSWGPKHRPEASSCVISLAHSTPAVFMAIHALIHSQTTSIFASHNTAFENTVLEYSIAYFLVDLLHYLLFFPSEVLFILHHLATLYVFLTCRYVVHHGAYAIIVLLFLAEITSGCQNVWTLASFQRDDSASAAKLYDFLSPRFYAFYTVFRGVLGPLFMFKMGLFYASGVAGEEVPTWAWVSWMVVIVIAICVSILWVLSHWKDWYRDKVQKKER encoded by the coding sequence ATGGAGACCCCAGTTCTTTTCACCCCAACACTCCCCACATTCTTCACCATGTTCTTGCTCATCTATCTCTTCGCTAGATTCGTGCTTTTTCGAAGCTGGGGTCCCAAACATAGGCCAGAAGCTTCCAGCTGTGTAATATCTCTAGCTCATAGCACTCCTGCAGTTTTCATGGCGATCCATGCACTAATTCATAGCCAGACAACTTCCATTTTCGCCTCCCACAACACAGCTTTCGAAAACACTGTGCTTGAATACAGCATAGCTTACTTCTTGGTTGACCTTCTTCACTACTTGCTCTTCTTCCCTTCTGAAGtcctcttcattcttcaccACCTGGCCACACTGTACGTGTTTTTGACTTGCCGCTATGTGGTTCATCATGGGGCTTATGCCATCATCGTGCTTCTTTTTCTTGCTGAGATCACCAGCGGTTGCCAGAACGTGTGGACACTTGCGAGTTTTCAAAGGGATGATTCGGCTTCTGCTGCAAAACTGTATGACTTCTTGTCTCCTCGGTTTTATGCTTTTTACACTGTTTTTAGAGGGGTTCTGGGGCCTCTGTTTATGTTTAAGATGGGGTTGTTCTATGCGAGTGGGGTGGCCGGAGAAGAAGTTCCGACATGGGCGTGGGTTTCTTGGATGGTTGTGATTGTAATAGCTATCTGTGTTAGCATATTGTGGGTTTTGAGTCATTGGAAAGATTGGTACAGAGACAAAGTTCAGAAGAAAGAGAGGTAG